In Dehalogenimonas etheniformans, one genomic interval encodes:
- a CDS encoding tyrosine-type recombinase/integrase, which produces MTHNFPTKSPKDQQLKGELRGDLGTYEKIGLFQRDISQNTAYRYRGALLRFQAFLGNNPPTPAASLEYLSGLRKNELDPATLRVYSVALRGFHEWRGEELKFKVKVPKKAPKLIPEEPILKMLEQAAAKPHDELILRLMTDAGMRRDETVNLTEGAAEDGWLRFVGKGKKERQVPMTRRLAELVKMFSTGKSPDTNLVGVGEKGIYGLVKRYAATAGHPELAPHDLRRYFGMRVQEISGDIRVTQELLGHSNVNTTQIYTAVKPKRLEDAIARLNGPGLGEQAKRPEQNSVNIDRLLADLASFSVKLVDRTTNAANFLSLLWQKFGSGITTVQVIQTLTTEFGFSASDPQALWNGVETLLAQLNLRQIIFQEQRRGGTTVRGKVDIGHWVLTDFGKTVVLEIEKRKTA; this is translated from the coding sequence GTGACCCATAACTTCCCCACCAAGTCGCCGAAGGACCAGCAGCTCAAGGGTGAACTGCGCGGCGATCTCGGCACCTACGAGAAAATCGGCTTATTCCAGCGCGACATATCCCAGAATACCGCCTACCGCTACCGCGGCGCCCTGCTGCGCTTCCAGGCCTTCCTGGGCAATAATCCACCGACCCCAGCCGCCAGCCTGGAGTACCTTAGCGGCCTGCGCAAGAACGAGCTCGACCCGGCGACGCTCCGTGTCTACTCCGTCGCGCTCAGAGGCTTCCACGAGTGGCGCGGCGAGGAACTTAAATTCAAGGTCAAGGTGCCGAAAAAAGCGCCCAAGCTGATCCCGGAAGAGCCGATCCTGAAGATGCTGGAACAGGCAGCGGCCAAGCCGCACGACGAACTGATTCTGCGCCTGATGACCGACGCAGGCATGCGCCGCGATGAAACAGTTAATTTGACCGAGGGCGCGGCGGAAGATGGCTGGCTAAGGTTTGTAGGCAAGGGCAAAAAAGAACGCCAGGTGCCCATGACCAGAAGACTGGCCGAGTTGGTGAAGATGTTTTCGACCGGCAAAAGCCCCGACACCAACCTGGTAGGCGTGGGCGAGAAGGGCATTTACGGCCTGGTCAAGCGCTATGCCGCCACCGCCGGTCACCCGGAGCTCGCGCCCCATGACCTCAGGCGCTATTTCGGCATGCGCGTCCAAGAGATTAGTGGGGACATCCGCGTCACCCAGGAGCTTTTGGGCCACTCCAACGTCAATACCACCCAAATCTACACCGCGGTTAAGCCCAAGCGCCTGGAAGACGCCATCGCCAGGTTGAACGGTCCGGGTTTGGGTGAGCAAGCAAAACGCCCAGAGCAAAACTCCGTTAATATCGATAGGTTATTGGCCGATTTGGCAAGTTTTTCAGTGAAACTTGTTGACAGGACCACTAATGCCGCGAATTTTCTGTCCCTTCTGTGGCAGAAGTTTGGCTCTGGAATAACGACCGTCCAAGTTATTCAAACCCTGACAACCGAATTTGGTTTTAGCGCTTCAGATCCCCAAGCTTTGTGGAATGGGGTTGAAACACTTCTGGCTCAATTGAATCTGCGCCAGATCATCTTCCAAGAACAGCGGCGCGGCGGAACAACCGTCAGAGGCAAGGTTGATATTGGCCACTGGGTGTTAACGGATTTCGGAAAGACAGTGGTTTTGGAAATCGAAAAGAGAAAAACAGCATAG
- a CDS encoding YtxH domain-containing protein: MLDSILWILIGIALAVTTYLLFRLKRKRAKEKYERARQEQANGLARRVYHRDFNELSEEAQRSIMAYIQHPSQTRGGGGNSGYSLNNDPFEKPNSSHSM; encoded by the coding sequence ATGTTAGACTCTATTCTTTGGATTCTGATTGGAATTGCGCTCGCAGTAACAACCTATTTGCTTTTTCGACTAAAGAGAAAAAGGGCAAAAGAGAAATACGAAAGAGCAAGGCAAGAGCAGGCGAATGGGTTAGCAAGACGAGTATATCACCGAGATTTCAACGAGCTATCAGAGGAAGCTCAACGCTCTATCATGGCATATATTCAGCATCCTTCCCAAACACGTGGAGGCGGAGGTAATTCAGGTTATTCTCTCAACAACGATCCATTTGAAAAACCGAACTCATCCCATTCGATGTAG